Proteins encoded together in one uncultured Desulfosarcina sp. window:
- the cobJ gene encoding precorrin-3B C(17)-methyltransferase, with product MGPGDAAYLSQRAREVLTEADVIAGYGTYIDLIRPLVANKEIISTGMTREVERVAAAIDAACLGKSVALVSSGDPGIYAMAGLALEMCEARRVAAVPSWAAADGDSGETGSLRVEVVPGIPALCAGAALLGAPLMHDFCAISLSDLLTPWEVIEKRLDAAARADFVMVLYNPKSKKRYWQLEKAQQIAMNHKPAQTPVGVVTGAMRSDQRIEVTTLKEMHTATVNMQSTVFIGNRSTKRYGDFLLTLRGYGEKYRL from the coding sequence ATCGGCCCCGGAGACGCAGCCTATCTCTCCCAGCGCGCCCGAGAAGTCCTGACGGAAGCCGACGTCATCGCCGGCTACGGCACTTATATCGACTTGATTCGCCCGCTGGTAGCAAACAAAGAGATCATCAGCACCGGGATGACCAGGGAAGTGGAGCGGGTGGCGGCGGCCATCGATGCGGCCTGCCTCGGAAAGTCCGTTGCCCTGGTATCCAGCGGCGACCCCGGAATTTATGCCATGGCGGGACTGGCCCTGGAGATGTGCGAGGCCCGCCGGGTGGCGGCGGTGCCGTCCTGGGCGGCAGCGGACGGGGATAGCGGCGAAACGGGCAGCCTGCGTGTGGAGGTGGTCCCGGGTATTCCGGCCCTGTGTGCCGGAGCCGCGCTGCTGGGGGCGCCGCTGATGCACGATTTTTGCGCCATTAGCCTCAGCGATCTGCTCACCCCGTGGGAGGTGATCGAAAAACGCCTCGATGCTGCGGCACGCGCCGATTTCGTGATGGTGCTCTACAACCCCAAGAGCAAAAAACGGTACTGGCAGTTGGAAAAGGCCCAGCAGATCGCGATGAACCACAAGCCCGCCCAAACCCCCGTCGGCGTGGTGACCGGCGCCATGCGCTCGGATCAGCGCATCGAGGTGACGACCCTGAAAGAAATGCACACGGCGACGGTGAACATGCAGAGCACCGTGTTCATCGGCAACCGCTCGACCAAACGCTATGGGGATTTTTTATTGACCCTGCGGGGGTATGGGGAAAAGTATCGGCTTTAG